In one Nocardioides luteus genomic region, the following are encoded:
- a CDS encoding 3-hydroxyacyl-CoA dehydrogenase family protein, which translates to MSERTIETVGVVGLGTMGAGIAEVFARNGFTVVGVERDEEGLERGKAHLAHSTGRAVKRGKLSEEEQEALLGRISFATDATALKDVDMVVEAVVESLELKKSILATLDEIVAPETILATNTSSLSVTEISTASKHPGRVVGVHFFNPAPVQKFVEIVRTVVTEPEVLEDARAVVGKLGKSPVVCGDRAGFIANALLFGYLNHAVAMFEGHYATREDIDTAMRLGCGYPMGPLALLDLIGLDTSYEILDTMYRQGRDRLHAPAPILKQMVTAGMLGRKSGRGFYTYEAADSPVVVPDALTPSADATHELRRSITKVGVVGTGTMASGIVEVFAKGGYDVTYVGRSQDKVDGVAARITKSLDKAIGRGKLEESAKPEILGRLTGTTSLDDLADVDIVVEAIAEDLAIKTTLFENLDDICKPGAILATTTSSLPVIELARVTKRPADVVGMHFFNPAPVMKLVEVVSTVTTAEEVSETVRALCAKVGKSPVSCGDRAGFIVNALLFPYLNDAVKMLEGHYATADDIDTAMKLGCALPMGPFELLDVVGNDVSLAIERELYLEFREPGFAPAPLLEHLVTAGYLGRKTGKGFRDYS; encoded by the coding sequence ATGAGCGAGCGCACGATCGAGACAGTCGGAGTCGTCGGCCTGGGCACCATGGGTGCGGGGATCGCGGAGGTGTTCGCCCGCAACGGGTTCACCGTCGTCGGGGTGGAGCGGGACGAGGAGGGCCTCGAGCGCGGCAAGGCGCACCTGGCGCACTCGACGGGTCGTGCGGTCAAGCGTGGCAAGCTCAGCGAGGAGGAGCAGGAGGCGCTGCTCGGCCGGATCTCCTTCGCCACCGACGCGACGGCGCTCAAGGACGTCGACATGGTCGTCGAGGCGGTCGTGGAGTCGTTGGAGCTGAAGAAGTCCATCCTCGCCACCCTCGACGAGATCGTGGCTCCCGAGACGATCCTGGCGACCAACACCTCGTCGCTCTCGGTGACCGAGATCTCGACCGCCTCCAAGCACCCGGGGCGGGTCGTCGGCGTGCACTTCTTCAACCCCGCGCCGGTGCAGAAGTTCGTCGAGATCGTACGCACCGTGGTGACCGAGCCCGAGGTGCTCGAGGACGCCCGCGCGGTCGTCGGCAAGCTCGGCAAGTCGCCGGTGGTCTGCGGTGACCGGGCCGGGTTCATCGCCAACGCACTCCTCTTCGGCTACCTCAACCACGCGGTCGCGATGTTCGAGGGCCACTACGCCACCCGCGAGGACATCGACACCGCGATGCGGCTGGGCTGCGGCTACCCGATGGGGCCGCTGGCACTGCTGGACCTGATCGGCCTGGACACCTCCTACGAGATCCTCGACACGATGTACCGCCAGGGTCGCGACCGGCTGCACGCCCCCGCGCCGATCCTCAAGCAGATGGTCACCGCCGGGATGCTCGGGCGGAAGTCGGGCCGCGGCTTCTACACCTACGAGGCCGCCGACTCGCCGGTCGTGGTCCCGGACGCGCTCACCCCGAGCGCCGACGCCACCCACGAGCTGCGCCGGTCGATCACGAAGGTGGGCGTCGTCGGCACCGGGACGATGGCCTCCGGGATCGTCGAGGTCTTCGCCAAGGGCGGCTACGACGTGACGTACGTCGGGCGTAGTCAGGACAAGGTCGACGGCGTCGCCGCGCGGATCACCAAGAGCCTCGACAAGGCGATCGGACGAGGCAAGCTCGAGGAGTCGGCGAAGCCGGAGATCCTCGGCCGCCTGACGGGCACCACGTCGCTGGACGACCTGGCCGACGTCGACATCGTCGTGGAGGCGATCGCCGAGGACCTGGCCATCAAGACCACGCTCTTCGAGAACCTCGACGACATCTGCAAGCCCGGCGCGATCCTGGCGACCACGACCTCGAGCCTGCCGGTCATCGAGCTGGCGCGGGTGACGAAGCGGCCGGCCGACGTCGTCGGGATGCACTTCTTCAACCCGGCGCCGGTGATGAAGCTGGTCGAGGTCGTCTCCACCGTCACCACGGCCGAGGAGGTCTCCGAGACCGTCCGTGCGCTGTGCGCGAAGGTCGGCAAGTCGCCGGTCTCGTGCGGCGACCGCGCCGGCTTCATCGTCAACGCGCTGCTCTTCCCCTACCTCAACGACGCGGTCAAGATGCTCGAGGGGCACTACGCCACCGCCGACGACATCGACACCGCGATGAAGCTCGGCTGTGCGCTCCCGATGGGTCCGTTCGAGCTGCTCGACGTGGTCGGCAACGACGTCTCGCTCGCCATCGAGCGTGAGCTCTACCTGGAGTTCCGCGAGCCGGGCTTCGCGCCCGCGCCGCTGCTCGAGCACCTGGTCACCGCGGGCTACCTCGGCCGTAAGACCGGCAAGGGGTTCCGCGACTACAGCTGA
- a CDS encoding alpha/beta fold hydrolase: MTLHTLELGESGNRVVFLHGLFGQGRNWNTLGKQLADKHRVTLVDLPHHGRSPQPDTFDYLDVTAAVAELLSADDGADDPATVVGHSMGGKVAMLLAITRPELVAKLVVADMSPVVYERVGGFKTYVDAMQALDLSRITRREEADAGMQEAVPDPTIRGFLLQNLRRDGDGWRWAMNLDVLGRDLDRIGAWPAEELKAYEPYDGPVLWVAGELSNYVTDDYAPAMKEWFPRYRKVTIKGAGHWVHSEKPETFLAALRQFLGD; encoded by the coding sequence GTGACACTTCATACGCTCGAGCTCGGCGAGTCCGGCAACCGCGTCGTCTTCCTGCACGGGCTCTTCGGCCAGGGCCGCAACTGGAACACGCTCGGCAAGCAGCTGGCCGACAAGCATCGGGTCACGCTCGTCGACCTGCCCCACCACGGCCGCTCGCCGCAGCCTGACACCTTCGACTACCTCGACGTGACCGCGGCCGTCGCGGAGCTCCTCTCTGCTGATGACGGGGCCGACGACCCCGCGACCGTGGTCGGCCACTCGATGGGCGGCAAGGTGGCGATGCTGCTCGCGATCACCCGCCCCGAGCTGGTCGCGAAGCTGGTCGTGGCCGACATGTCCCCGGTCGTCTACGAGCGCGTCGGCGGCTTCAAGACGTACGTCGACGCGATGCAGGCGCTCGACCTGAGCCGCATCACCCGGCGCGAGGAGGCGGACGCGGGGATGCAGGAGGCCGTCCCGGACCCGACGATCCGCGGCTTCCTGCTGCAGAACCTGCGCCGCGATGGCGACGGCTGGCGCTGGGCGATGAACCTGGACGTGCTCGGGCGCGACCTCGACCGCATCGGCGCCTGGCCGGCCGAGGAGCTGAAGGCGTACGAGCCCTACGACGGGCCCGTGCTGTGGGTGGCCGGCGAGCTGTCGAACTACGTCACCGACGACTACGCGCCGGCGATGAAGGAATGGTTCCCGCGCTACCGCAAGGTGACCATCAAGGGCGCCGGTCACTGGGTCCACTCCGAGAAGCCGGAGACCTTCCTCGCCGCCCTGCGTCAGTTCCTCGGCGACTGA
- a CDS encoding FAD-dependent oxidoreductase, with amino-acid sequence MERDRPVIVLVGGEHADLIEQEFRARYDRDYRIEPVVGFAAGLDRTRELVAEGAQIAMVAAEHVLDEGTSIELLHRVPGIVATARRVALVSWEDFSDALDDLRAAALEREMDTFVLIPRGPRDEEFHTALIELLSEWGWSVGRPLVTVTDVVAEPGDRAAAAIRDLLERMGFPNRLLEPGDDEAQELIEAAGPGAQLPLVRTFRGQVVSGATAATAAEAIYGGFDEIPEGVIADVAIVGGGPAGLAAAVYAASEGLATVVVERDAIGGQAGSSSMIRNYLGFPRGISGMRLAQRSRIQASRFGARFFSGRPVTGIEPGPADEPEHQHVHVRGAQFCARTVVLAMGVTYRRLGVAGVDDLVGAGVYYGAATSMAREMQGREVFVVGGGNSAGQAAIHLAKFAKAVTILVRRHDLAETMSAYLVREIDATSNIQVRPRTIVADGGGEGQLEWLLLENLDTGEDTKTSADGLFCLLGAEPDCAWLAEGVALDEHGFVLTGRDVPREEWVDGSPPASLETTVPGVFAVGDVRAGSMKRVASASGEGASVLPLVHAHLARLRAREFGA; translated from the coding sequence ATGGAGCGCGACAGGCCCGTCATCGTGCTGGTCGGCGGCGAGCACGCCGACCTCATCGAGCAGGAGTTCAGGGCACGCTACGACCGTGACTACCGGATCGAGCCGGTGGTGGGCTTCGCCGCGGGCCTGGACCGGACGCGCGAGCTCGTGGCCGAGGGTGCGCAGATCGCGATGGTCGCCGCCGAGCACGTGCTCGACGAGGGCACCTCGATCGAGCTGCTGCACCGCGTACCGGGCATCGTGGCGACGGCACGCCGGGTCGCGCTGGTCTCGTGGGAGGACTTCTCCGATGCACTCGACGACCTGCGTGCCGCCGCGCTCGAGCGCGAGATGGACACCTTCGTCCTCATCCCGCGCGGCCCGCGGGACGAGGAGTTCCACACCGCGCTGATCGAGCTTCTCTCGGAGTGGGGATGGTCGGTGGGCAGGCCTCTGGTGACCGTGACCGATGTCGTCGCCGAGCCGGGCGACCGCGCTGCGGCGGCGATCCGGGACCTGCTCGAACGGATGGGCTTCCCGAACCGGCTGCTCGAACCGGGCGACGACGAGGCGCAGGAGCTCATCGAGGCCGCCGGCCCGGGGGCACAGCTGCCTCTGGTCCGTACGTTCCGGGGCCAGGTGGTCTCCGGGGCGACCGCGGCGACGGCCGCCGAGGCCATCTACGGCGGGTTCGACGAGATTCCCGAGGGTGTGATCGCCGACGTCGCCATCGTGGGCGGCGGACCGGCGGGCCTCGCTGCGGCCGTCTACGCGGCGTCGGAGGGCTTGGCGACGGTCGTCGTCGAGCGCGACGCGATCGGCGGCCAGGCGGGGTCGAGCTCCATGATCCGCAACTACCTCGGCTTCCCCCGCGGCATCTCGGGGATGCGTCTCGCCCAGCGATCCCGCATCCAGGCCAGCCGGTTCGGGGCACGCTTCTTCTCCGGGCGGCCGGTGACCGGGATCGAGCCCGGCCCGGCCGACGAGCCGGAGCACCAGCACGTGCACGTACGCGGCGCCCAGTTCTGCGCGCGAACGGTCGTGCTCGCGATGGGCGTGACCTACCGGCGGCTCGGGGTCGCCGGCGTGGACGACCTGGTGGGTGCGGGCGTCTACTACGGCGCCGCGACGTCGATGGCGCGCGAGATGCAGGGCCGTGAGGTCTTCGTGGTGGGCGGCGGCAACTCGGCCGGACAGGCGGCCATCCACCTCGCCAAGTTCGCGAAGGCCGTGACGATCCTGGTCCGGCGGCACGACCTCGCGGAGACCATGTCGGCCTATCTGGTGCGGGAGATCGACGCGACCTCGAACATCCAGGTTCGGCCCCGCACGATCGTCGCCGACGGCGGCGGCGAGGGCCAGCTGGAGTGGCTCCTGCTGGAGAACCTGGACACCGGCGAGGACACCAAGACCTCCGCCGACGGCCTCTTCTGCCTGCTCGGAGCCGAACCCGACTGTGCGTGGCTGGCGGAGGGCGTGGCCCTCGACGAGCACGGGTTCGTCCTGACCGGCCGCGACGTGCCGCGCGAGGAGTGGGTCGACGGCAGCCCGCCCGCGAGCCTGGAGACGACGGTGCCGGGTGTCTTCGCCGTCGGCGACGTACGCGCCGGGTCGATGAAGCGGGTCGCCTCCGCGAGCGGCGAGGGTGCGTCCGTGCTTCCGCTGGTGCACGCCCACCTGGCGCGACTGCGCGCCCGGGAGTTCGGCGCCTGA